Genomic window (Spiroplasma sabaudiense Ar-1343):
TGTTAAATCAAACTTATTGCAAGTTGCTTTTGGATGGGCGTGTGGGATTACAATTGGAATTGTTGTTGGTTTAATGCTGGGTGGAGTCAGTCATCTAAACTTCGCCATTACGTTTGCTTTTATTTTTATGGACTGATTAAAATACTTTCCCTCTTATTGGTTGATCCCAATATTTTTAGTGGCCCAAATTTTGGGATATATTCTTGGACAATTAGTAGTGATAATGATCTATTGAGTTAATATGACTATAACTGCTAAATCTGAAGAATCATTTTACTTAAAAATGAGTTTTTGTTCAGCTGCTAAAAACAATAATAGCTTCTTTAGTTTTGCCTCGGAGTTTTTAGCTACAATAATTTTTTTAATTGTTTATGTCTTTATCATTTTTAATTTCAATGATGTTTTAAATCCTCAAACATCATTTATTTTTACCTTTATCGCTATTTTAGCAATTGGATTGTCGTTTTCAGGAACAACTGGTTCAGCTATTTCTCCAACCCGAGATTTAACAATGCGAGTAATGTATCATTTATTACCAATTAAAGGTAAAATAAAAGCAGATTGAAAATATTCATGAATTCCCGTAGCAGCTCCATTATTGGCAGCAATTATTATGGGTACAATATTTTTACTAATTTTATAAAGGAATGAGTATATGCGACAAGTTTTAGAAGATTTAAATAAATACAAAAACCTAGATAAAAATACGCTCTATAAAACCGTGGCGATTTTTTTACTACAAAATGTTCATCAAGTTGGAGACATGAGTATTTCAGATGTAGCTTCTGGTTGTTTTACAAACAAGTCTTCGATAACT
Coding sequences:
- a CDS encoding MIP/aquaporin family protein produces the protein MANWDVYFLSEFVGSFLLVAIGNGIMANTFLKDSYGRNVKSNLLQVAFGWACGITIGIVVGLMLGGVSHLNFAITFAFIFMDWLKYFPSYWLIPIFLVAQILGYILGQLVVIMIYWVNMTITAKSEESFYLKMSFCSAAKNNNSFFSFASEFLATIIFLIVYVFIIFNFNDVLNPQTSFIFTFIAILAIGLSFSGTTGSAISPTRDLTMRVMYHLLPIKGKIKADWKYSWIPVAAPLLAAIIMGTIFLLIL